The window GCTTCCAGGCCCCGTGCCGCCGCCGTCCGCGTCCTTCGGGACGCCGCCGCTCTCGGTGCCGTCGCTCCGGCCGTTGTTCTGGCCGTTGTTCTTCTGGAGCATGTCACTTCCTTGACTCACGCCGCCGCCCGCTGCCGGACACGCGGGTCGAGGACCGCGTGGCAGATGTCCACGAGGATGTTGAGCGCGAAGATCACCAGAGCGGTCAGCAGCACGGCGGCCTGCAACACCGCGAAGTCGCGCTGGAGAACCGAGTCGATCATGAGCTTGCCGATGCCGGGCCAGCCGAAGATGGTCTCGACGACGACAGCGCCGTTGACCAGTCCGACGGCGAGGTCGCCCGCGACGGTGAGCGCGGGTGCGGCCGCGTTGCGCAGGGCGTGCCCGAAGACCACCCGCACTTCGTGCGCACCCTTGCTGCGCGCCACTTTGACGTACGGGGCGGAGAGCGCGGAGACCATGGCGCCGCGCACCACCTGGACCAGCACCCCGAAGGGGCGGATGAGCAGCGTGGCGACGGGCAGGACCCAGGCCGCGGCGCCGCTGGTGCCGGAGGTCGGCAGCCAGCCGAGTGTCACCGCGAAGACCAGCACGCCCATGATGGCGAACCAGAAGTCGGGCACGCTCGCGGCCGTCGAGGACAGGAAGCTCGCGATCCGGTCGGTCGCCGAGTTGGGCCGGTAGGCCGCCAGGCTGCCGATCACCACGGCACCCACGATGGCGAGCAGCATCGTCCACCCGGCCAGCTGGAGGGTGGCGGGGAAGGCCCGCAGGACCGACTCGCTCGCCGACTGGGCGGTGCGCAGCGACTCGCCGAAGTCGAGGTGGGCGACCTGGACCAGATAGTCGCCGAACTGGTTGACCAACGGCTGGTCGAAGCCGTTGCGGGCGGAGAACTCGGCCCTCATCTCCGGTGTCGCGCTGAGCGGGAGGTACAGATTGGCGGGGTCTCCGGTGAGTCGGGCCAGGAAGAACACTCCCAGGACCACGACCAGCAGGGGAATGACACTGGAGACCGCGCGGCGACGCAGCATCGTGAACATCGGTCAGCTCCTTCCTCGGTCCGCGCGGCGCATGTCGGAGAGCCGCATTTCGTCGTTGGTCGCCGAGTCCGGCCGGTAGCGGACGTGCGAGGAGAGAGCGAGGATGCCGGTCATGTTGGCCATCACGGCATCCCGTACGACCTCGTCGTTCTGGTGGGCGAACGCGTCCGCGAAGGCCTGCTGCCGCTTGTCGCCCGACGCGAGCTCCGCCTGCTTCGTCAGCGCGTCGAGTCCGGGGGTGCCGTAGCTGCTCTGGGCACCCTTGCTGCCGTAGATCTGTCCCATCGTGAACGCGGCGTCTCCCGCCTGGTTGCCGTGCTGTGCCTGGAGGAGGGTGGGGCCGATGCCCTTGGGGAAGGGACGCAGGAGGTACTCCAGCCAGGCGTTGACGTCCAGCATCTTGATCTTGACCTTCAGTCCCGCCTTGAGCAGTCCGTCCTGCACGACCTCCATCGCCTCGGCGGCCTTCGGGTAGATGCCGGTGCGGCCGATGATCGTGATGGTGGTGTCGGTCGGCACTCCGTCGGCACGGGCCTCGGCCACCAGCCGCTTCGCGCGCTTCGGGTCGTACGGCCACGGCTTGACGCGCGGGTTGTACCCGGTGACGCCCTTCGACACGAGCTGGCCGCTCGGCCGGCCGGAGAAGACCGCCGTGACCAGACCCTCCCTGTCGATGGCGTAGTTGACGGCCCGTCGGATCCGGACGTCGTCGAGAGGCGCCTTGGTCGCGTCCATCCGCACATACGAGACCTCGTTGGTGGTGAACTCGACCGCACGGTCGCCCGCCCCGTCCTCGGGCGCGAGTCCGATCGCCACATCCGCCTCGTTGTTGGTGACCATGGCCGCGCGTACGCTGCCCTCCGCGCGCCAGACGTACTTGGCGGCGGCGTAGTCGGGGGTCTCGCCCCAGTAGCCGGAGAAGCGCTTCAGGCGCAGGAAGCGGCCCTGACTCCACTCGTCGATCCGGTACGGACCGGTGCCGACCGGCTCACGCACCCTGGAATCGGGGTCCGTGCTCGTCGGCACGATCTCGACGAAGGACAGCCGCAGCGGGAGGATCGGGTCCGGCTCGGCCGTGGTGACCTCAAGTGTGGTGTCGTCGACCGCCTTTGCGGTGATCTTGCTGTCGGTGAAGATGTATCCGTCGACGTTGCAGTCGATGTCCGAGTCCGTGGCGCGCTCGATGGAGAAGGCGGCGGCCTCGGCCGTGAACGGCGAGTCGTCATGGAACCTGACCCCCTTGCGCAGGGTGAAGGTCCATGAAGTGGGCGACTCGCGCGTCCACTTGGTGGCCAGCGCCTGTTCCAGACGTCCGGTGGACGGGTCCCGCTCGGTCAGCGCCTCCGTGATGTTGGCGCGCGTCACCCGGCCCGTCGCGGTGAGCGAGGCATCACAGGGCTCAAGCGTCGGCGGCTCCTCGGGCAGTACGACGCGCAGGGTGCCGGGACCTTCACCGATGGGGTCCGCGCCGGCCACCGAGCATCCTGAGGCGGCGAGCAGTACGGCAACGGACGCGAGCGCGCCCGCCGTTCGCCCCCGGCGGATGCGGGTGGCCGAACGAGTGCCTACTGAGCCTGGGTCGGTCACTGTTCCTCCGCGCTGCTCTACGACCACGAACTTTGTCCACATGGAAAAACTGGGTTTAGATATGTGGACGCTCATTATTGAGCCGGTGGCGTCGAAGGCGTCAAGGGGTGTGCAGCAAGCCCTTGATATCCGCAGGGTGGCGCACTCGGGGAGTCTTCGTATGTGAACGGTTGTGTGGTGGGGGGTGGGTGAGGCGGGGGTGAGTGAGCCAGGTCACATGGTGGAGTCGATCAGATCGGCCGAGGCCTCCGGTCATACAGCCGACACCATCCGCATCCCCTGTGAGGAGAGCCGGCCATGGACCGTGATCGGGTTCTTTCCTGGACGAAGGCCGAACGGCTCGGCCTCGCCGACTTTCTCGACGATCTGGAAGGCGCCGACTGGGAATCACCATCGCTCTGCACCGGCTGGACCGTGCACGACGTGGTGGCCCACCTGACACTGTCGACACGCACCACGCTGCGCGCCATGGTCAAGGGAATGGTCGGGGCGCGCGGCGACTGGGAGCGGATGGAGTTCGACGCGGCGCGGCGGCGGGCCGCCGACTTCGGCCCCTCGGAGCTCATCGCGCAGTTCCGTGAGACGGCGGGCTCGACGCGCCGCGCGCCCCTGTCCGCGCCGTTGGATCCACTGGTCGACGTCGTGGTCCACGGCCAGGACATCGCGCGACCTCTGGGGCGTGTGCGCCCCACTCCCGAACAGCAGACGATCGCGGCACTGGAACACGTCCTGGCCAGCCCGTTCTACGGCGCCCGCAAACGCCTGCGGGGCGTACGGCTGGTGGCCACCGACGTGGACTGGTCGAGGGGCGAGGGCCAGGACGAGGCCCGGGGCCCGGCAGGCGACCTGCTCCTCCTGGCGACGGGCCGAGCCGCGGGACTGGCAGGTGTGTCCGGCCCGGCGGCGGAACGGCTCGCGACCTTGCTGTAGAGGAGGGCCCCCGCGGGCAGGAGCCTGCGGGGGCCTTTCGGTGGACGTCGCCGAACCCGGAGGACCGGGTGTCGGGCGTACGGAGTGTCAGGCGTACGGGTCGAAGGGGATTCCGGCCGGGCTCGTGTAGTCGAGGGCCCACTGGAAGTCGCCGTCGTCGATCTTGAAGGTGGCCGAGCCGAAGTTGGCGCCGCTCAGCTTGTCGCGGTAGCCGGCCGGATAGCCGTCCCAGCCGACGAGCCGCGGGTAGAACCAGTTGCCCGTGGCGTTCTCCGCCGGCTCGTCGTTGCTGTTGGCGAAACGGAAGCAGTGACTCGAGACGCCGTCCTTGTGGTACACGATCTTCGGGTGGGTGCCGTCGAAGCGGATCTGCGACCGTGCGAGCGTCTGGTAGCTGTTGTGCTGGGACACCGACACGTACTGGACCTCGTTGTTGTTGATCCACACGATGACGTGTTCCCAGTCGTGGGTGTGCCCGATGGCCGCCGGGCCGAGGGTCACCTGGTCCTTCTCGAAGTAGCTGGCGTACATGACCGCGCACCAGCCGTTGTTGCACTTCTCGCGCGAGTAGGTGTTGGCGTTGTTCAGCTGGGCGGGGTCGTGGCACTTGCCGTTGACGTCGCCGCCCAGTTTCAGGCCGGGGTTGATGGTGCCGTCGGCGCCGATGGCGGCGGTGGCGTAGCAGCCGTCACCGTCGTAGTCGTAGGCGGGGGAGTAGGTCTGCTCCAGACCGTTCGCGTTCTGCGGCAGCAGGGTCAGGACGTTCGCGTGGGCGGTCGCCGGGATCGCGACGACGAGCGTCATCGCGCCGAGTGTGCCGAGAACGGCGTTGGCGAGGGATCTCAACTTGCGCATGGTGACTCCTTGTCGAGCGGCCGGCGTCAGCAGTACAGATTGCTGCCCGGCGAGACGCCGAGGATCGAGGTGAAGCGGTTGTAGGCGTCCACGCGGCTCTGCACCTGCGCCGGGTTCTTGCCGTCGCACTCCAGGGAGCCGTTGATGGAGCGGATCGTCTGGCCGAAACCGGCCTGGTTGACCATGGCGTTGTGCGGGGTCATGGTGCCGGGGCCGTTCTGGGTGTTCCAGTACCAGAGGCCGGTCTTCCAGGCCACGGCGGCGTCGTTCTGCACCAGCCAGGGGTTGTTGAGGAGGTCGATGCCCAGCGCGTCGCCCGCGGCCTTGTAGTTGAAGTTCCAGCTGAGTTGGATCGGTCCGCGGCCGTAGTACGCGGCCTGGCCTGCCGGGCAGCCGTAGGGCTGGCCCCAGTCGCAGTAGTGGGGGTAGTTGGCGGTGTTCTGCTCGACGATATGGACCAGTCCGCCGGTCTCGTGATTGACGTTGGCGAGGAAGGCCGCGGCCTCCTGCTTCTTCACCGTGTCGCTGCCGGTCTTGGCGAAGCCGGGGTAGGCGCTCAGCGCGGCGGTCAGGCCGCTGTACGTGTAGAACGAATTCCGGCCCGGGAACATCTGGTTGAACTGGCCCTCGGTGACGACGAATCCGGACGGGTTGCCGCCGCCACCGCTCGCGGGCGCGTTCCACTTCTGGTTCGCGCCGCCCGAGCAGGTCCAGATCTGCAGCCGGGTGCCGTTGGCGCTGTTGTTGCCGGTGACGTCCAGGCACTTGTTCGCGGCCGGGTTGACGATGTCCCTCGCGCCGCTGACCACCCACTGCTGGTTGGAGCTGCCGGCACAGTCCCACAACTGGACCGTCGCGCCGTCCGCCGTGCTGCGGTCGACGACGTCCAGACACTTGCCGAGCGCACGCAGGGTGCCGTCACCCGGGTTGGACCAGATCTGGGCGCCTGTCCCGTTGCAGTCGTACAGCTGCACGGCGGTGCCGTTGGCGCTGCTGGCGCCCGCGACGTCGACGCACTTGCCTGCGAGCCCGGTGATCGAGCCGTCGGCGGCCT is drawn from Streptomyces liliifuscus and contains these coding sequences:
- a CDS encoding NPP1 family protein, with amino-acid sequence MRKLRSLANAVLGTLGAMTLVVAIPATAHANVLTLLPQNANGLEQTYSPAYDYDGDGCYATAAIGADGTINPGLKLGGDVNGKCHDPAQLNNANTYSREKCNNGWCAVMYASYFEKDQVTLGPAAIGHTHDWEHVIVWINNNEVQYVSVSQHNSYQTLARSQIRFDGTHPKIVYHKDGVSSHCFRFANSNDEPAENATGNWFYPRLVGWDGYPAGYRDKLSGANFGSATFKIDDGDFQWALDYTSPAGIPFDPYA
- a CDS encoding ABC transporter substrate-binding protein; translated protein: MAGADPIGEGPGTLRVVLPEEPPTLEPCDASLTATGRVTRANITEALTERDPSTGRLEQALATKWTRESPTSWTFTLRKGVRFHDDSPFTAEAAAFSIERATDSDIDCNVDGYIFTDSKITAKAVDDTTLEVTTAEPDPILPLRLSFVEIVPTSTDPDSRVREPVGTGPYRIDEWSQGRFLRLKRFSGYWGETPDYAAAKYVWRAEGSVRAAMVTNNEADVAIGLAPEDGAGDRAVEFTTNEVSYVRMDATKAPLDDVRIRRAVNYAIDREGLVTAVFSGRPSGQLVSKGVTGYNPRVKPWPYDPKRAKRLVAEARADGVPTDTTITIIGRTGIYPKAAEAMEVVQDGLLKAGLKVKIKMLDVNAWLEYLLRPFPKGIGPTLLQAQHGNQAGDAAFTMGQIYGSKGAQSSYGTPGLDALTKQAELASGDKRQQAFADAFAHQNDEVVRDAVMANMTGILALSSHVRYRPDSATNDEMRLSDMRRADRGRS
- a CDS encoding chitinase is translated as MHRPRFLGRSAVFAALSAILTALLTVTPAQAADGSITGLAGKCVDVAGASSANGTAVQLYDCNGTGAQIWSNPGDGTLRALGKCLDVVDRSTADGATVQLWDCAGSSNQQWVVSGARDIVNPAANKCLDVTGNNSANGTRLQIWTCSGGANQKWNAPASGGGGNPSGFVVTEGQFNQMFPGRNSFYTYSGLTAALSAYPGFAKTGSDTVKKQEAAAFLANVNHETGGLVHIVEQNTANYPHYCDWGQPYGCPAGQAAYYGRGPIQLSWNFNYKAAGDALGIDLLNNPWLVQNDAAVAWKTGLWYWNTQNGPGTMTPHNAMVNQAGFGQTIRSINGSLECDGKNPAQVQSRVDAYNRFTSILGVSPGSNLYC
- a CDS encoding maleylpyruvate isomerase family mycothiol-dependent enzyme, which translates into the protein MDRDRVLSWTKAERLGLADFLDDLEGADWESPSLCTGWTVHDVVAHLTLSTRTTLRAMVKGMVGARGDWERMEFDAARRRAADFGPSELIAQFRETAGSTRRAPLSAPLDPLVDVVVHGQDIARPLGRVRPTPEQQTIAALEHVLASPFYGARKRLRGVRLVATDVDWSRGEGQDEARGPAGDLLLLATGRAAGLAGVSGPAAERLATLL
- a CDS encoding ABC transporter permease encodes the protein MFTMLRRRAVSSVIPLLVVVLGVFFLARLTGDPANLYLPLSATPEMRAEFSARNGFDQPLVNQFGDYLVQVAHLDFGESLRTAQSASESVLRAFPATLQLAGWTMLLAIVGAVVIGSLAAYRPNSATDRIASFLSSTAASVPDFWFAIMGVLVFAVTLGWLPTSGTSGAAAWVLPVATLLIRPFGVLVQVVRGAMVSALSAPYVKVARSKGAHEVRVVFGHALRNAAAPALTVAGDLAVGLVNGAVVVETIFGWPGIGKLMIDSVLQRDFAVLQAAVLLTALVIFALNILVDICHAVLDPRVRQRAAA